A single window of Coffea eugenioides isolate CCC68of chromosome 7, Ceug_1.0, whole genome shotgun sequence DNA harbors:
- the LOC113777079 gene encoding putative late blight resistance protein homolog R1A-3 yields MEISSSSSISCFDSALEYLDWFSATFRCLDCDDIIDLVELGVRVLQSFDLYLTKCRRRRRNLETCLEQDEEEKDVTSFRIQNLIIRRMQDLEFACSEHLIHSRLDGLTQIRSELTRFQVAIKLFFETYIKESCINFLLEYYWLRDPELVIDFVDSASKTLAELPIYCFKHLVNKLMFMKSFIRFAMLRGIKGQQLIDLLIHAEVVAINALRLASIWCFDSDRHNGDVQKEMRLQISRLIREKINPGDPQVRETYIHVLTAAKLSRSSDISDLEKNKHPVADFMDRLVHNIKELLKSCTNILVPIMNQMLKLLEGLRFLTILLKHQEKFKELCHEMKNLIGVVACDAAVVIFSLSVNQIKEGLAKETDLALFHLLKVIKFLRAEVTNPVTSFSPFGFPRTNEMGSVDFLLENLKELEICNEADDSIAFPKDQIHTVLEDLVFLRSFLVKIADQRNWNGKLQALWSRVMEVAHRAEFVIDSIVVGDKHEYLERVARDIQLLRTEAFETYDSTKHDCGAQRTNQKSFRIESKCSTPVLNEALVGLDDEVKTIIHSLTRGSKLLDFVSIVGMAGLGKTTLANRVYNDPLILSYFHIRAQCTVAQVYNMHSLLVKLLCSISSRSPDEYLEMGENDLAHKLYKLLKGNRYLIFLDDMWEIKAWNLVKSSLPNDANGSRILVTSRIQLQFKPDSKAYHLRHLTDNESWKLLQKKLFGKEGFPPILGKVGSQIAKLCRGLPLTVVLVAGILANTAEDCWEEVAKSLTSSIVLHDEYCMKTLELSYNHLPDDLKPCLLYFGAFQEDENVPVRRLLWLWISEGFVRKTEGKRLEDVADDYLRDLVDRSLVMVSKQRSTGGAKACRLHDLVHEFCVKKAKEENLLHIVHGQSGRFILTGPSNPLRVCDQNTKNLMIWELMLEFPNVRSLLLFKEDDLGFWLLKLLRVLDLRKLVFRVHFPMEVLLLVHLRYLALCTRGVNFIPAAIANLSRLQTFLLRGNNADCFLPKTIWNIKTLRHLWTTNSAIGFMFPVENLEVSPGLDRLDTLSLAIDPSSQNLQKTLAKLPNIRRLRCNMRKSREEATRIGNGILGFDCLNQLESLTLRHFCGFGLKFPLNLKKLTLSYHEQPWSEISTIGKLSSLEVLKLLDHSFFGGEWEMNEGEFLNLRVLKLSRLRDFHSWTASSDNFPRIEKLVVDWCPNLEEVPSCLGECLTLEMIDVKWCGESVASSVKQIQQDQIDTGNEVLKISIEPCGDARSSSEEEEEEEESSPPETELIPSKGV; encoded by the coding sequence ATGGAGATATCCTCCAGTAGTAGCATTAGTTGCTTTGATTCCGCTCTAGAATATCTGGACTGGTTCAGTGCGACATTCCGATGTCTGGACTGTGATGATATCATTGACCTGGTGGAGCTCGGAGTGAGAGTACTACAAAGCTTTGATCTGTATCTGACAAAGtgtaggaggaggaggaggaaccTTGAAACCTGTTTGGAACAAGATGAGGAAGAGAAGGATGTTACTTCTTTCAGAATTCAAAACCTGATTATCAGAAGAATGCAAGATCTTGAATTTGCTTGCAGCGAACACTTGATTCATTCTCGTTTAGATGGTTTGACTCAGATCCGAAGTGAGCTCACCAGATTCCAGGTAGCAATCAAATTGTTTTTCGAGACATATATCAAGGAATCGTGCATCAACTTTCTGTTGGAGTATTACTGGCTGAGAGATCCGGAACTAGTTATTGATTTCGTTGATTCGGCCTCAAAGACTCTGGCGGAACTTCCCATATACTGTTTCAAACACCTTGTAAATAAGCTAATGTTCATGAAGAGTTTCATTCGCTTTGCCATGCTTCGCGGCATCAAGGGTCAGCAATTGATAGATCTCTTGATTCACGCTGAAGTGGTGGCTATCAATGCATTACGCCTGGCCTCTATATGGTGCTTTGACAGTGACAGACATAATGGAGATGTACAGAAGGAAATGAGACTTCAAATTTCTCGACTAATACGTGAGAAGATTAATCCTGGTGATCCCCAGGTCCGAGAAACTTACATCCATGTCTTGACTGCTGCAAAGTTATCAAGATCATCAGATATTTCAGATCTGGAGAAGAATAAGCATCCAGTAGCTGACTTTATGGATCGTCTCGTTCACAATATTAAGGAGCTGCTGAAATCCTGTACCAATATTCTTGTTCCGATTATGAATCAAATGCTAAAACTCCTTGAGGGGCTAAGATTCCTGACAATCCTTCTCAAGCATCAGGAGAAGTTCAAAGAGCTATGCCATGAAATGAAGAATCTTATTGGAGTTGTGGCCTGTGATGCAGCGGTTgtaattttctctctttctgtGAATCAAATCAAAGAAGGTTTGGCCAAGGAAACCGATCTTGCTCTTTTTCATTTGCTTAAAGTGATTAAGTTTTTAAGGGCAGAAGTTACCAATCCAGTAACATCATTCTCGCCATTTGGTTTCCCTAGGACCAATGAGATGGGCTCTGTGGATTTTCTCCTTGAAAATCTGAAAGAACTAGAAATTTGTAATGAGGCTGATGATTCAATTGCATTCCCGAAAGATCAAATCCACACAGTCCTAGAAGATCTCGTATTCTTAAGATCTTTCCTTGTCAAGATAGCAGACCAGCGCAACTGGAATGGAAAACTCCAAGCTCTTTGGAGTCGTGTTATGGAGGTTGCACATAGGGCAGAGTTTGTCATTGACTCTATTGTGGTTGGTGATAAACATGAATATTTGGAAAGAGTTGCCAGAGATATCCAGCTTTTGAGGACTGAGGCCTTTGAAACCTATGATAGCACAAAGCATGACTGTGGAGCTCAGAGAACTAACCAGAAATCTTTCCGCATTGAGTCAAAATGTAGCACCCCAGTGTTGAATGAAGCTCTAGTGGGTCTTGATGATGAGGTAAAGACAATTATTCATAGTCTTACCAGGGGTTCAAAGCTGTTGGATTTTGTTTCAATTGTGGGTATGGCTGGACTTGGTAAGACAACATTGGCCAATAGAGTTTACAATGATCCATTAATTTTGAGTTACTTTCATATCCGTGCTCAGTGTACTGTTGCTCAAGTGTATAACATGCACAGTTTGTTAGTTAAGCTTTTATGTAGTATTTCTTCTAGAAGTCCGGATGAATATCTTGAGATGGGCGAAAATGATTTGGCTCACAAGCTATACAAACTTTTAAAAGGAAATAGGTACCTCATTTTTCTGGATGATATGTGGGAGATTAAGGCATGGAATTTGGTGAAAAGTTCATTGCCCAATGATGCTAATGGAAGTAGGATTCTCGTCACCAGCAGAATTCAATTGCAATTCAAACCTGATAGCAAGGCTTACCATCTCCGCCACCTTACTGACAATGAGAGTTGGAAATTGCTGCAGAAAAAGCTATTTGGCAAAGAAGGTTTTCCTCCAATACTAGGTAAAGTTGGATCTCAAATAGCAAAATTATGTAGGGGCTTACCTCTCACAGTTGTTCTGGTTGCTGGAATTCTTGCTAATACTGCAGAAGACTGCTGGGAAGAAGTTGCAAAGAGTCTAACTTCCAGTATTGTCCTTCATGATGAATACTGTATGAAGACACTTGAGCTGAGTTACAATCATTTACCGGATGATTTGAAGCCATGCCTTCTTTACTTTGGTGCATTTCAAGAAGACGAAAATGTTCCTGTCCGAAGGTTGTTATGGCTCTGGATCTCTGAAGGATTCGTGCGAAAGACTGAAGGAAAGAGATTAGAGGATGTAGCAGATGACTACTTGAGGGATCTGGTTGATAGAAGTTTAGTTATGGTTTCCAAACAAAGAAGTACGGGTGGTGCCAAAGCCTGCCGACTTCATGATCTGGTACACGAGTTTTGTGTGAAAAAGGCCAAAGAAGAAAACCTTCTACATATTGTGCATGGTCAGAGTGGACGTTTTATTCTTACCGGCCCAAGCAACCCCCTCCGagtttgtgatcaaaataccaAGAATTTGATGATTTGGGAGTTAATGCTAGAATTTCCGAATGTACGGAGTTTGTTATTGTTTAAGGAGGATGATTTGGGGTTTTGGTTACTTAAACTTCTAAGAGTGTTGGATTTGAGGAAATTGGTGTTTCGTGTACATTTTCCAATGGAAGTACTTTTGCTTGTTCACTTGAGATACTTGGCTCTTTGTACTAGAGGAGTAAATTTCATCCCAGCAGCAATAGCTAACCTCTCAAGGTTACAAACTTTTCTGCTACGAGGAAACAACGCTGATTGTTTCTTACCCAAGACTATCTGGAACATTAAGACATTGAGGCATCTATGGACTACAAATTCCGCTATTGGTTTTATGTTTCCTGTTGAAAATCTTGAAGTATCCCCTGGTTTAGATCGTTTAGACACTTTAAGCCTTGCCATTGATCCCTCCTCTCAAAACTTGCAAAAGACACTGGCAAAGTTACCAAACATCCGTAGGCTAAGATGTAACATGAGGAAATCAAGAGAAGAAGCTACAAGAATTGGCAATGGGATTCTCGGGTTTGACTGTTTGAATCAACTAGAATCACTTACTCTGCGTCACTTCTGCGGATTTGGATTGAAATTCCCATTAAATTTGAAGAAGTTGACTCTCTCATATCATGAGCAGCCATGGAGTGAAATTTCCACGATTGGAAAGTTGTCCAGTCTTGAAGTGCTTAAATTACTCGATCACTCCTTCTTTGGGGGAGAATGGGAAATGAACGAAGGGGAGTTCCTTAACCTCCGAGTCTTGAAATTGTCAAGGTTGCGGGACTTTCACAGCTGGACTGCATCTTCTGATAATTTTCCCCGTATTGAGAAATTGGTTGTCGACTGGTGTCCAAACTTGGAAGAGGTGCCTTCTTGTTTAGGAGAATGTCTGACTCTTGAAATGATTGACGTGAAATGGTGTGGTGAGTCTGTTGCAAGTTCAGTGAAGCAAATTCAACAAGACCAGATAGATACGGGAAATGAAGTTCTAAAGATCTCAATTGAACCTTGTGGTGATGCACGGAGTTCCagcgaagaagaagaagaagaagaagaatcaagTCCCCCAGAAACAGAGTTAATCCCCTCAAAAGGAGTCTAA